One Rhododendron vialii isolate Sample 1 chromosome 2a, ASM3025357v1 genomic region harbors:
- the LOC131316612 gene encoding uncharacterized protein LOC131316612 isoform X3: MCRYKSDPELISKPPGIYSFIEQNHWDSFVKKRNCKEFEATSNVQRESRSANKCNHRLSRKSYAKFEAELKQAEDLVSRAKPTSDPSSAPNSGTRSKSKAKKFDRSVMWKKARQNKNGEYDDKEIEKQAAKIDKITRQVEDGSLSVEGANDILTLALGTREHSGRLRAVGGFVTPSAYFHVPRRGIHSCCEERQQNLEATVSDLKVQVNALKQSLPNTPHSDYAGSNTFENDNMGSPQLHPSPMVNKVVTDDNMAHFDPITMENRVITEDNLPPSPGPRQKVKKSKQCKLAVGSREHIVAHGTMYERVGPHETIHTVLLGPDNVRVSVDVVIVEDALLPIPIPGEAATVGEALGYQLAWPKKLVLVDYEGNLEIASNKGNLGIVGNKGNLGIAGNKGASKNREVVGNEATSKNVACEKNLESIRSFASLVKHLLPLKAIEMKVEKDLFGVDVDYHLQKVDMGYICELKELSIQCIVLYMSYLYEVMKASNMHRSFFFVNPYITSVKNKPGDDSHEALLARRLEDAKSGELVFAPCNIGAHWVLLVIEESTSTVYYLDSINSKVPLNIKILISTAFIIYEGNKGNRRRSLQWKVVQCPKQLTYVECGFYVMMFMRDLIRDQGILSKNNFNGRNTYTKAEIDEVRVDWINFVMTKYEQQFF, from the exons ATGTGTAGATACAAGTCAGATCCTGAGCTTATTTCAAAGCCACCTGGAATCTATTCTTTCATAGAACAAAATCACTGGGACTCATTTGTCAAAAAGAGAAATTGCAAAGAATTTGAG gcaACAAGTAATGTTCAACGAGAGAGCCGGAGTGCCAATAAATGTAACCATAGACTCAGCCGAAAGAGCTACGCTAAGTTTGAAGCGGAACTA AAACAAGCTGAAGATCTAGTCAGCCGTGCCAAGCCAACCTCTGATCCAAGCTCAGCTCCCAATTCAGGGACTCGTAGTAAATCAAAAGCCAAGAAATTTGATAGGAGTGTCATGTGGAAGAAGGCACGTCAGAATAAAAATGGCGAGTATGATGACAAGGAAATTGAGAAGCAAGCGGCGAAaata GACAAGATAACCAGACAGGTGGAAGATGGAAGTTTATCTGTTGAAGGAGCCAACGATATCCTAACTCTAGCATTGGGTACTCGTGAACATTCCGGGCGATTAAGGGCTGTAGGAGGATTTGTCACGCCAAGCGCCTACTTTCATGTGCCTAGACGAGGAATCCATTCATGTTGTGAGGAGAGGCAGCAAAACCTTGAGGCAACGGTTTCAGATTTGAAAGTACAGGTCAATGCACTGAAACAAAGCTTACCAAATACACCCCATTCTGACTATGCTGGTTCAAACACCTTCGAAAATGACAATATGGGTAGTCCACAGCTTCATCCAAGTCCAATGGTAAATAAGGTGGTAACTGACGATAATATGGCGCATTTTGATCCTATTACAATGGAAAATAGGGTGATAACCGAGGACAACCTGCCCCCTAGTCCAGGTCCTcgacaaaaagtaaaaaag AGCAAACAATGTAAATTGGCAGTGGGATCCCGTGAACACATTGTTGCTCATGGTACAATGTATGAGAGAGTTGGACCACATGAAACGATTCATACAGTTTTGCTTGGCCCAGACAATGTACGTGTGTCTGTTGATGTTGTGATTGTCGAGGATGCCCTTCTTCCTATACCCATCCCAGGAGAGGCAGCCACCGTAGGAGAGGCATTGGGGTATCAATTGGCTTGGCCGAAAAAACTTGTATTGGTTGATTATGAG GGAAATCTTGAAATTGCTAGCAATAAGGGAAATCTTGGAATTGTTGGCAATAAGGGAAATCTTGGAATTGCTGGCAATAAG GGAGCCTCAAAAAATCGTGAAGTGGTTGGCAATGAG GCTACTTCAAAAAATGTTGCCTGTGAAAAAAATCTGGAGTCCATTCGATCGTTCGCTTCACTTGTCAAGCATCTCTTACCCCTTAAAGCCATAGAAATGAAAGTCGAGAAGGATTTATTTGGCGTGGATGTTGATTATCATCTACAAAAGGTAGACATGGGATACATATGTGAACTGAAAGAGCTATCCATTCAATGCATTGTGTTGTATATGAG CTATCTATATGAAGTTATGAAGGCCTCAAACATGCATAGAAGTTTTTTCTTTGTCAACCCATATATTAcaagtgtaaaaaataagccTGGTGATGACTCACATGAAGCATTGCTTGCACGTAGACTAGAGGATGCAAAGTCCGGTGAATTGGTTTTCGCTCCTTGTAATATTGG GGCCCACTGGGTGTTGTTAGTCATTGAAGAGTCTACTTCAACTGTATACTATCTTGATTCAATCAACAGTAAAGTCCCTTTGAACATTAAAATCCTAATTAGCAC TGCATTCATAATTTATGAAGGAAACAAGGGAAATAGGAGGAGAAGTCTACAATGGAAAGTTGTTCAG TGCCCAAAACAACTGACATATGTGGAATGCGGGTTCTACGTAATGATGTTCATGCGAGACTTGATTAGAGATCAGGGCATATTAAGCAAAAATAAT TTCAATGGAAGGAACACATATACGAAAGCTGAAATTGATGAAGTGCGAGTCGACTGGATAAACTTCGTCATGACAAAATATGAGCAACAATTCTTTTAA
- the LOC131316612 gene encoding uncharacterized protein LOC131316612 isoform X2, with translation MDSSINQANNEESAPTSPRDSQGKKRKGRGSTTLPEITKNKSVGIRIVVLYDEQGRPVGKDQPKFVSYLGVLARTMVPVIHKDWHHVPDDLKDKLWKSVQTAFDVDLNSKKQVLSSISVKWRTFKQTLTKHMCRYKSDPELISKPPGIYSFIEQNHWDSFVKKRNCKEFEATSNVQRESRSANKCNHRLSRKSYAKFEAELKQAEDLVSRAKPTSDPSSAPNSGTRSKSKAKKFDRSVMWKKARQNKNGEYDDKEIEKQAAKIDKITRQVEDGSLSVEGANDILTLALGTREHSGRLRAVGGFVTPSAYFHVPRRGIHSCCEERQQNLEATVSDLKVQVNALKQSLPNTPHSDYAGSNTFENDNMGSPQLHPSPMVNKVVTDDNMAHFDPITMENRVITEDNLPPSPGPRQKVKKSKQCKLAVGSREHIVAHGTMYERVGPHETIHTVLLGPDNVRVSVDVVIVEDALLPIPIPGEAATVGEALGYQLAWPKKLVLVDYEGNLGIVGNKGNLGIAGNKGASKNREVVGNEATSKNVACEKNLESIRSFASLVKHLLPLKAIEMKVEKDLFGVDVDYHLQKVDMGYICELKELSIQCIVLYMSYLYEVMKASNMHRSFFFVNPYITSVKNKPGDDSHEALLARRLEDAKSGELVFAPCNIGAHWVLLVIEESTSTVYYLDSINSKVPLNIKILISTAFIIYEGNKGNRRRSLQWKVVQCPKQLTYVECGFYVMMFMRDLIRDQGILSKNNFNGRNTYTKAEIDEVRVDWINFVMTKYEQQFF, from the exons ATGGATTCCTCTATTAACCAAGCTAATAATGAAGAGAGTGCACCAACGTCACCAAGGGATTCACAGGGTAAAAAAAGGAAGGGCAGAGGTTCCACAACTCTACCCGagattacaaaaaataagagtGTCGGTATACGGATAGTCGTTCTATATGATGAGCAGGGTCGGCCAGTAGGGAAAGATCAACCAAAGTTTGTGAGTTATCTTGGAGTTCTGGCTCGAACAATGGTCCCGGTAATTCATAAAGATTGGCATCACGTACCAGATGATTTGAAGGACAAATTGTGGAAATCTGTGCAG acGGCATTTGATGTGGATCTGAACAGTAAAAAGCAAGTTTTATCTTCGATCTCAGTAAAATGGAGGACATTCAAGCAAACCTTGACGAAGCACATGTGTAGATACAAGTCAGATCCTGAGCTTATTTCAAAGCCACCTGGAATCTATTCTTTCATAGAACAAAATCACTGGGACTCATTTGTCAAAAAGAGAAATTGCAAAGAATTTGAG gcaACAAGTAATGTTCAACGAGAGAGCCGGAGTGCCAATAAATGTAACCATAGACTCAGCCGAAAGAGCTACGCTAAGTTTGAAGCGGAACTA AAACAAGCTGAAGATCTAGTCAGCCGTGCCAAGCCAACCTCTGATCCAAGCTCAGCTCCCAATTCAGGGACTCGTAGTAAATCAAAAGCCAAGAAATTTGATAGGAGTGTCATGTGGAAGAAGGCACGTCAGAATAAAAATGGCGAGTATGATGACAAGGAAATTGAGAAGCAAGCGGCGAAaata GACAAGATAACCAGACAGGTGGAAGATGGAAGTTTATCTGTTGAAGGAGCCAACGATATCCTAACTCTAGCATTGGGTACTCGTGAACATTCCGGGCGATTAAGGGCTGTAGGAGGATTTGTCACGCCAAGCGCCTACTTTCATGTGCCTAGACGAGGAATCCATTCATGTTGTGAGGAGAGGCAGCAAAACCTTGAGGCAACGGTTTCAGATTTGAAAGTACAGGTCAATGCACTGAAACAAAGCTTACCAAATACACCCCATTCTGACTATGCTGGTTCAAACACCTTCGAAAATGACAATATGGGTAGTCCACAGCTTCATCCAAGTCCAATGGTAAATAAGGTGGTAACTGACGATAATATGGCGCATTTTGATCCTATTACAATGGAAAATAGGGTGATAACCGAGGACAACCTGCCCCCTAGTCCAGGTCCTcgacaaaaagtaaaaaag AGCAAACAATGTAAATTGGCAGTGGGATCCCGTGAACACATTGTTGCTCATGGTACAATGTATGAGAGAGTTGGACCACATGAAACGATTCATACAGTTTTGCTTGGCCCAGACAATGTACGTGTGTCTGTTGATGTTGTGATTGTCGAGGATGCCCTTCTTCCTATACCCATCCCAGGAGAGGCAGCCACCGTAGGAGAGGCATTGGGGTATCAATTGGCTTGGCCGAAAAAACTTGTATTGGTTGATTATGAG GGAAATCTTGGAATTGTTGGCAATAAGGGAAATCTTGGAATTGCTGGCAATAAG GGAGCCTCAAAAAATCGTGAAGTGGTTGGCAATGAG GCTACTTCAAAAAATGTTGCCTGTGAAAAAAATCTGGAGTCCATTCGATCGTTCGCTTCACTTGTCAAGCATCTCTTACCCCTTAAAGCCATAGAAATGAAAGTCGAGAAGGATTTATTTGGCGTGGATGTTGATTATCATCTACAAAAGGTAGACATGGGATACATATGTGAACTGAAAGAGCTATCCATTCAATGCATTGTGTTGTATATGAG CTATCTATATGAAGTTATGAAGGCCTCAAACATGCATAGAAGTTTTTTCTTTGTCAACCCATATATTAcaagtgtaaaaaataagccTGGTGATGACTCACATGAAGCATTGCTTGCACGTAGACTAGAGGATGCAAAGTCCGGTGAATTGGTTTTCGCTCCTTGTAATATTGG GGCCCACTGGGTGTTGTTAGTCATTGAAGAGTCTACTTCAACTGTATACTATCTTGATTCAATCAACAGTAAAGTCCCTTTGAACATTAAAATCCTAATTAGCAC TGCATTCATAATTTATGAAGGAAACAAGGGAAATAGGAGGAGAAGTCTACAATGGAAAGTTGTTCAG TGCCCAAAACAACTGACATATGTGGAATGCGGGTTCTACGTAATGATGTTCATGCGAGACTTGATTAGAGATCAGGGCATATTAAGCAAAAATAAT TTCAATGGAAGGAACACATATACGAAAGCTGAAATTGATGAAGTGCGAGTCGACTGGATAAACTTCGTCATGACAAAATATGAGCAACAATTCTTTTAA
- the LOC131316612 gene encoding uncharacterized protein LOC131316612 isoform X1 codes for MDSSINQANNEESAPTSPRDSQGKKRKGRGSTTLPEITKNKSVGIRIVVLYDEQGRPVGKDQPKFVSYLGVLARTMVPVIHKDWHHVPDDLKDKLWKSVQTAFDVDLNSKKQVLSSISVKWRTFKQTLTKHMCRYKSDPELISKPPGIYSFIEQNHWDSFVKKRNCKEFEATSNVQRESRSANKCNHRLSRKSYAKFEAELKQAEDLVSRAKPTSDPSSAPNSGTRSKSKAKKFDRSVMWKKARQNKNGEYDDKEIEKQAAKIDKITRQVEDGSLSVEGANDILTLALGTREHSGRLRAVGGFVTPSAYFHVPRRGIHSCCEERQQNLEATVSDLKVQVNALKQSLPNTPHSDYAGSNTFENDNMGSPQLHPSPMVNKVVTDDNMAHFDPITMENRVITEDNLPPSPGPRQKVKKSKQCKLAVGSREHIVAHGTMYERVGPHETIHTVLLGPDNVRVSVDVVIVEDALLPIPIPGEAATVGEALGYQLAWPKKLVLVDYEGNLEIASNKGNLGIVGNKGNLGIAGNKGASKNREVVGNEATSKNVACEKNLESIRSFASLVKHLLPLKAIEMKVEKDLFGVDVDYHLQKVDMGYICELKELSIQCIVLYMSYLYEVMKASNMHRSFFFVNPYITSVKNKPGDDSHEALLARRLEDAKSGELVFAPCNIGAHWVLLVIEESTSTVYYLDSINSKVPLNIKILISTAFIIYEGNKGNRRRSLQWKVVQCPKQLTYVECGFYVMMFMRDLIRDQGILSKNNFNGRNTYTKAEIDEVRVDWINFVMTKYEQQFF; via the exons ATGGATTCCTCTATTAACCAAGCTAATAATGAAGAGAGTGCACCAACGTCACCAAGGGATTCACAGGGTAAAAAAAGGAAGGGCAGAGGTTCCACAACTCTACCCGagattacaaaaaataagagtGTCGGTATACGGATAGTCGTTCTATATGATGAGCAGGGTCGGCCAGTAGGGAAAGATCAACCAAAGTTTGTGAGTTATCTTGGAGTTCTGGCTCGAACAATGGTCCCGGTAATTCATAAAGATTGGCATCACGTACCAGATGATTTGAAGGACAAATTGTGGAAATCTGTGCAG acGGCATTTGATGTGGATCTGAACAGTAAAAAGCAAGTTTTATCTTCGATCTCAGTAAAATGGAGGACATTCAAGCAAACCTTGACGAAGCACATGTGTAGATACAAGTCAGATCCTGAGCTTATTTCAAAGCCACCTGGAATCTATTCTTTCATAGAACAAAATCACTGGGACTCATTTGTCAAAAAGAGAAATTGCAAAGAATTTGAG gcaACAAGTAATGTTCAACGAGAGAGCCGGAGTGCCAATAAATGTAACCATAGACTCAGCCGAAAGAGCTACGCTAAGTTTGAAGCGGAACTA AAACAAGCTGAAGATCTAGTCAGCCGTGCCAAGCCAACCTCTGATCCAAGCTCAGCTCCCAATTCAGGGACTCGTAGTAAATCAAAAGCCAAGAAATTTGATAGGAGTGTCATGTGGAAGAAGGCACGTCAGAATAAAAATGGCGAGTATGATGACAAGGAAATTGAGAAGCAAGCGGCGAAaata GACAAGATAACCAGACAGGTGGAAGATGGAAGTTTATCTGTTGAAGGAGCCAACGATATCCTAACTCTAGCATTGGGTACTCGTGAACATTCCGGGCGATTAAGGGCTGTAGGAGGATTTGTCACGCCAAGCGCCTACTTTCATGTGCCTAGACGAGGAATCCATTCATGTTGTGAGGAGAGGCAGCAAAACCTTGAGGCAACGGTTTCAGATTTGAAAGTACAGGTCAATGCACTGAAACAAAGCTTACCAAATACACCCCATTCTGACTATGCTGGTTCAAACACCTTCGAAAATGACAATATGGGTAGTCCACAGCTTCATCCAAGTCCAATGGTAAATAAGGTGGTAACTGACGATAATATGGCGCATTTTGATCCTATTACAATGGAAAATAGGGTGATAACCGAGGACAACCTGCCCCCTAGTCCAGGTCCTcgacaaaaagtaaaaaag AGCAAACAATGTAAATTGGCAGTGGGATCCCGTGAACACATTGTTGCTCATGGTACAATGTATGAGAGAGTTGGACCACATGAAACGATTCATACAGTTTTGCTTGGCCCAGACAATGTACGTGTGTCTGTTGATGTTGTGATTGTCGAGGATGCCCTTCTTCCTATACCCATCCCAGGAGAGGCAGCCACCGTAGGAGAGGCATTGGGGTATCAATTGGCTTGGCCGAAAAAACTTGTATTGGTTGATTATGAG GGAAATCTTGAAATTGCTAGCAATAAGGGAAATCTTGGAATTGTTGGCAATAAGGGAAATCTTGGAATTGCTGGCAATAAG GGAGCCTCAAAAAATCGTGAAGTGGTTGGCAATGAG GCTACTTCAAAAAATGTTGCCTGTGAAAAAAATCTGGAGTCCATTCGATCGTTCGCTTCACTTGTCAAGCATCTCTTACCCCTTAAAGCCATAGAAATGAAAGTCGAGAAGGATTTATTTGGCGTGGATGTTGATTATCATCTACAAAAGGTAGACATGGGATACATATGTGAACTGAAAGAGCTATCCATTCAATGCATTGTGTTGTATATGAG CTATCTATATGAAGTTATGAAGGCCTCAAACATGCATAGAAGTTTTTTCTTTGTCAACCCATATATTAcaagtgtaaaaaataagccTGGTGATGACTCACATGAAGCATTGCTTGCACGTAGACTAGAGGATGCAAAGTCCGGTGAATTGGTTTTCGCTCCTTGTAATATTGG GGCCCACTGGGTGTTGTTAGTCATTGAAGAGTCTACTTCAACTGTATACTATCTTGATTCAATCAACAGTAAAGTCCCTTTGAACATTAAAATCCTAATTAGCAC TGCATTCATAATTTATGAAGGAAACAAGGGAAATAGGAGGAGAAGTCTACAATGGAAAGTTGTTCAG TGCCCAAAACAACTGACATATGTGGAATGCGGGTTCTACGTAATGATGTTCATGCGAGACTTGATTAGAGATCAGGGCATATTAAGCAAAAATAAT TTCAATGGAAGGAACACATATACGAAAGCTGAAATTGATGAAGTGCGAGTCGACTGGATAAACTTCGTCATGACAAAATATGAGCAACAATTCTTTTAA
- the LOC131317134 gene encoding uncharacterized protein LOC131317134 → MLSLLISGPFMMLSLLISGPAQPGNDIDVFLAPLIDDLKILWKVGVEAYDAYRKQHFTLRAVLLWTINDFPALGNLSGCITKGYYACPICSEGTDSQRLKRGRKNIYAGHRKFLPRYHPYRRQKKAFNGEQDFREAPKPLNGEEVLKKVEGIEILWGKKNKNKPSDIGTSWKKKSIFFELEYWKYLYIRHILDVMHIEKNLLESIIGTLLNIPGKTKDGVNSRLDLIEKGLREELAPVIGEKRTYLPPACYTLSREEKKIFCTTLLELKVPDGYSSNIRSKVSMPDLKLYGLKSHDCHVLMQQLLPLALRSVLPKEVRYAITRLCFFFNAICSKVVDVPKLEKLQSDLVITLCLFEKYFPPSFFDIMVHLTVHLVREVRLCGPVHFRWMYPFERYMKVLKGYVRNRNRPEGCIAESYIAEEGVEFCSDYLSGMDSIGVPVDRNTTFEDSAIGRPLPGGRVTAIDREEWEQAHCYVLENTNEVQPYIEEHMAFLKEHHPRQSKSQTWLQIEHNKKFIYWLREKVADELNSNKKHISNTLKWIAQGPRFDVIKYSGYIINGYRFHTKDRDNSRVTQNSGVSLVARAMQVTNNKDKNPVFGELNFYGVITEIWQLDYHTFNIPVFKCDWVDNNKGIKVDELGFTLVELGRIGHKSDCFILASQAKQVFYVEDQLDSRWSIVLEPPQRRYPFDGDDELDDCFAENNGAGEGLPQVEPFDVTDESTLSCLRGDCEGTWIDN, encoded by the exons ATGTTATCATTGTTGATATCTGGTCCATTTATGATGTTATCATTGTTGATATCTGGTCCGGCTCAACCTGGTAATGACATTGATGTTTTCCTTGCACCATTGATTGATGACTTGAAGATATTGTGGAAGGTTGGTGTTGAAGCTTATGATGCTTACCGAAAACAACATTTTACATTAAGGGCCGTACTCTTATGGACAATTAACGATTTTCCCGCGCTTGGGAATTTGAGCGGTTGCATAACGAAGGGATATTATGCATGCCCAATTTGTAGCGAAGGAACAGATTCTCAAAGATTAAAGCGTGGTAGGAAGAACATTTATGCCGGCCATAGAAAATTTCTTCCACGCTACCATCCGTATCGAAGGCAAAAGAAAGCATTTAATGGCGAGCAAGACTTTCGAGAAGCTCCGAAACCATTAAATGGAGAAGAAGTGTTAAAGAAGGTAGAAGGGATTGAAATTCTTTGGGGgaagaagaataaaaataagCCCTCAGATATTGGTACTAGTTGGAAGaagaagtcaattttttttgagctTGAATATTGGAAGTACTTGTATATCCGACACATTTTAGATGTTATGCATATAGAGAAGAATCTGTTGGAGAGCATCATTGGTACACTACTTAATATTCCGGGTAAAACAAAGGATGGAGTTAATTCTCGTCTAGATCTTATAGAGAAGGGCCTACGGGAAGAGTTGGCACCGGTAATTGGAGAGAAGCGAACGTACCTACCTCCGGCATGTTATACATTATCTAGGGAggagaagaaaatattttgcacAACATTGTTAGAACTCAAAGTCCCTGATGGGTACTCTTCGAATATTAGAAGTAAGGTCTCGATGCCAGATCTGAAGCTTTATGGTCTCAAGTCACATGACTGTCATGTACTGATGCAACAGTTGCTACCTTTGGCACTACGTTCTGTGTTGCCTAAAGAAGTGAGATATGCCATCACAAgattatgtttctttttcaatgcTATTTGTAGCAAAGTGGTGGATGTGCCGAAATTAGAAAAACTTCAATCAGATCTTGTGATTACATTATgcttatttgaaaagtactttccGCCATCATTCTTTGATATCATGGTTCATTTGACGGTACATCTTGTCAGAGAAGTACGACTTTGTGGACCTGTTCACTTTCGATGGATGTATCCATTTGAGAGGTACATGAAGGTCTTAAAGGGTTATGTTCGTAATCGTAATCGTCCGGAGGGTTGCATTGCTGAAAGCTACATTGCAGAAGAAGGTGTTGAGTTTTGCTCAGATTACTTATCTGGGATGGATTCTATTGGGGTTCCTGTGGATAGAAACACGACTTTCGAGGATTCAGCAATTGGAAGGCCTTTACCTGGTGGTCGTGTTACTGCCATTGATCGTGAAGAATGGGAGCAAGCTCATTGTTATGTTTTAGAAAACACAAATGAAGTTCAACCGTACATTGA AGAACATATGGCGTTCTTGAAGGAACATCATCCTCGTCAATCAAAAAGTCAAACGTGGCTACAAATTGAGcacaataaaaaatttatatattggCTCCGTGAAAAG GTTGCTGATGAGCTAAATAGTAACAAAAAGCATATTTCTAATACCCTAAAGTGGATAGCACAAGGTCCCCGTTTTGATGTGATCAAATACTCCGGCTACATCATAAATGGTTATCGTTTTCACACAAAAGATCGTGATAATTCACGAGTCACCCAGAATAGTGGAGTTAGCTTGGTGGCAAGAGCAATGCAAGTTACTAATAACAAGGATAAGAACCCTGTGTTTGGGGAGTTGAATTTTTATGGAGTTATAACTGAGATATGGCAGCTTGATTATCACACGTTCAATATTCCAGTATTTAAATGCGACTGGGTTGATAACAATAAGGGTATCAAAGTGGATGAGCTTGGTTTTACGCTAGTTGAGCTTGGGAGGATAGGCCACAAATCCGATTGTTTCATTTTGGCTTCTCAGGCCAAGCAAGTTTTCTATGTGGAAGATCAACTTGATTCGAGGTGGTCGATTGTCCTCGAACCTCCTCAGCGTCGATATCCTTTTGATGGAGATGATGAGCTAGATGATTGTTTTGCTGAGAATAATGGAGCTGGCGAAGGATTACCACAAGTTGAACCATTTGATGTTACTGATGAGTCTACGTTATCTTGCTTGCGAGGAGATTGTGAGGGAACTTGGATTGATAACTAG